One Triticum dicoccoides isolate Atlit2015 ecotype Zavitan chromosome 4B, WEW_v2.0, whole genome shotgun sequence genomic window carries:
- the LOC119291114 gene encoding homeobox-leucine zipper protein HOX19-like, with the protein MAQEEVHDAGLALGLSLGGGGRGGGDGSSSAHRGNNSSSRLTLWEAAPSLEPSLTLSMPEDTTMTSTASGGVSSMSVGGAVKRERAEEADLGEMVSSTAAGAEEDDDGSTRKKLRLTKEQSALLEDRFKEHSTLNPKQKVALAKQLNLRPRQVEVWFQNRRARTKLKQTEVDCEFLKRCCETLTEENRRLQRELQELRAIKFAPPPPPNNASQHPGTPSSAAAPPAPFYMQLPAATLTICPSCERLGGTAATAAGKVDPDRPKAATHHFFNPFTHSAAC; encoded by the exons ATGGCGCAGGAggaggtccacgacgccggcctggcgCTGGGACTGTCCCTGGGCGGagggggccgaggcggaggcgaCGGGTCGTCGTCGGCGCACCGcggcaacaacagcagcagccggCTGACCCTGTGGGAGGCGGCGCCGTCGCTGGAGCCGTCGCTGACCCTCAGCATGCCGGAAGACACCACCATGACCAGCACCGCGTCCGGCGGCGTGTCGTCCATGTCGGTGGGGGGCGCGGTGAAGAGGGAGCGCGCGGAGGAGGCGGACCTGGGCGAGATGGTGTCGTCCACGGCGGCCGGcgccgaggaggacgacgacggcaGCACGCGGAAGAAGCTGAGGCTCACCAAGGAGCAGTCCGCGCTCCTGGAGGACCGCTTCAAGGAGCACAGCACCCTCAACCCG AAGCAGAAAGTGGCTTTAGCCAAGCAGCTAAACCTCAGGCCAAGGCAGGTGGAAGTCTGGTTCCAGAACAGAAGAGCCAG GACGAAGCTGAAGCAGACGGAGGTGGACTGCGAGTTCCTGAAGCGCTGCTGCGAGACGCTCACCGAGGAGAACCGCCGGCTGCAGCGGGAGCTGCAGGAGCTCCGCGCCATCAAgttcgccccgccgccaccgcccaaCAACGCCAGCCAACACCCCGGGACGCCGTCCTCCGCCGCGGCCCCTCCGGCGCCGTTTTACATGCAGCTGCCGGCCGCCACGCTGACCATCTGCCCGTCCTGCGAGCGCCTCGGCggaaccgccgccaccgccgccggcaaGGTCGACCCCGACAGGCCCAAGGCCGCCACCCACCACTTCTTCAACCCCTTTACCCACTCCGCCGCCTGCTGA